The Deltaproteobacteria bacterium genome contains a region encoding:
- a CDS encoding gamma-glutamyl-gamma-aminobutyrate hydrolase family protein (Members of this family of hydrolases with an active site Cys residue belong to MEROPS family C26.), with protein MRLRPHLFRPLALAVALGLLLAAPSANARSRHQPQVVEIPGLGPMLLMGPSARAAVRSYVAGLERRRIYPGAEGALAAWGQGLAGAQPEGVLALAKQEGRPLVGIQLNELRTLVGGKADKAGARAIAAAVTRAGGQPVFLPPGAARSQIDRLLTPLDHLVLAGGDDVHPKLYRRPVTHAEQLLDARDRYEQKVIRRALARGLGIDGICRGQQLLNVTFGGTLFQDLILDGATTTPHRGRGAQVEHAVTFDPDTRLGELTGVGRVLCVSRHHQAVERLGKGLRVAARAPDGIIEAVETLSGQVRGYQFHPEARADAVGDAIFSDVVRRALRHRVHAASSVD; from the coding sequence ATGAGGTTGAGACCCCATCTGTTCCGCCCTCTCGCGCTGGCCGTGGCGCTCGGGCTCCTGCTCGCGGCGCCGTCGGCCAACGCCCGGTCCCGGCACCAGCCTCAGGTCGTCGAAATTCCGGGCCTCGGCCCGATGCTGCTCATGGGCCCCTCGGCGCGGGCGGCGGTCCGCTCGTACGTGGCCGGCCTCGAGCGTCGGCGGATCTACCCGGGTGCCGAAGGCGCGCTCGCGGCGTGGGGGCAGGGCCTCGCGGGGGCGCAGCCGGAAGGGGTGCTCGCGCTCGCGAAGCAGGAGGGGCGCCCGCTGGTGGGCATCCAGCTCAACGAGCTCCGCACGCTCGTCGGGGGCAAGGCCGACAAGGCCGGAGCGCGAGCCATCGCGGCGGCCGTCACGCGCGCTGGCGGGCAACCGGTCTTCCTCCCTCCGGGCGCGGCGCGCAGCCAGATCGACCGTCTCCTCACGCCGCTCGACCATCTCGTTCTCGCGGGGGGCGACGACGTGCACCCGAAGCTCTACCGGCGGCCGGTGACGCACGCCGAGCAGCTTCTCGACGCGCGCGATCGCTACGAGCAGAAGGTGATCCGGCGCGCGCTGGCCCGCGGGCTCGGCATCGACGGGATCTGCCGCGGCCAGCAACTACTGAACGTGACCTTCGGTGGCACGCTCTTTCAGGACCTGATCCTCGACGGAGCGACGACGACCCCGCATCGCGGTCGAGGCGCGCAGGTGGAGCACGCGGTGACCTTCGACCCGGACACGCGGCTCGGGGAGCTCACCGGGGTGGGGCGCGTCCTCTGCGTCAGCCGGCACCATCAGGCCGTGGAGCGGCTCGGCAAGGGGCTGCGCGTGGCGGCGCGAGCGCCGGACGGCATCATCGAGGCGGTCGAGACCTTGAGCGGCCAGGTCCGCGGGTACCAGTTCCACCCGGAAGCCCGGGCCGACGCGGTGGGCGACGCGATCTTCTCCGACGTGGTGCGACGGGCGCTCAGGCACCGCGTGCACGCGGCCTCGTCGGTCGACTGA
- the rpsU gene encoding 30S ribosomal protein S21 — MSTTDSKDVNAAIPSKTVEGRPLEVTVDERGLERAMRQLKRKVAAEGVGREMKRRRHYEKPSVRKRRKAREAERRRRRSKRRNEARGSGGPGERSGGPGERSGGPGERSGGPGGGGGGGRE, encoded by the coding sequence ATGAGCACCACGGATAGCAAGGACGTCAACGCCGCGATTCCGTCGAAGACCGTCGAAGGACGGCCTCTCGAGGTCACGGTGGATGAGCGCGGCCTCGAGCGCGCCATGCGGCAGCTCAAGCGCAAGGTGGCGGCAGAGGGCGTGGGCCGCGAGATGAAGCGGCGCCGGCACTACGAGAAGCCGAGCGTGCGGAAGCGGCGCAAGGCGCGCGAGGCCGAGCGTCGTCGTCGTCGGTCGAAGCGCCGGAACGAAGCGCGGGGCAGCGGCGGGCCGGGCGAGCGGAGCGGCGGGCCGGGCGAGCGGAGCGGCGGGCCGGGCGAGCGGAGCGGCGGGCCGGGTGGCGGCGGCGGCGGCGGGCGCGAATAG
- a CDS encoding glutamate-5-semialdehyde dehydrogenase — translation MSLHDEMVLLGDRAVVAARALARLRSAQKDALLLALAEGLLAARESLRAANALDLAEGRAAGLSGALLDRLALDEARIDAMARGLREMAALPDPVGTLLSRATRPNGLVLEKVRVPIGVIGMIYEARPNVTADAAGLCLKAGNAVILRGGREALRTNQAIARALQSTGEAHGLPPAAIQLVETPDREAVRELCQLEGRVDLIIPRGGEGLIRAVMEVARVPVIKHAKGVCHTYVDASADLAMAVAISENAKCQRPGVCNAMETLLVHEAVAPSFLPRVAERLLARGVELRGDARAREFVPAMKAATEEDWFAEYLELILAVRVVPDLDAAIAHIERYGSRHSDAIVAEDREAQARFTREVDSAAVYINASTRFTDGGEFGMGAEIGISTDKLHARGPMGLEELTTYKYVVTGTGQVRG, via the coding sequence ATGTCGCTCCACGACGAGATGGTGCTGCTGGGAGACCGGGCGGTGGTCGCGGCGCGCGCGCTCGCGCGGCTGCGGTCGGCGCAGAAGGACGCGCTGCTGCTCGCCCTGGCCGAGGGGCTCCTCGCCGCGCGGGAGAGCCTGCGCGCGGCGAACGCGCTCGACCTCGCGGAGGGCCGGGCCGCCGGTCTCTCGGGCGCGCTGCTCGATCGGCTCGCGCTCGACGAGGCGCGCATTGACGCGATGGCGCGCGGGCTGCGAGAGATGGCTGCGCTCCCCGACCCGGTGGGCACGCTGCTCTCGCGCGCGACGCGGCCGAACGGGCTCGTGCTCGAGAAGGTGCGCGTGCCGATCGGCGTCATCGGGATGATCTACGAGGCCCGGCCGAACGTGACCGCCGACGCGGCGGGGCTCTGCCTGAAGGCGGGGAACGCGGTCATCCTGCGCGGGGGACGCGAGGCCCTGCGCACGAACCAGGCGATCGCGCGCGCGCTGCAGAGCACGGGAGAGGCGCACGGCCTGCCCCCGGCGGCGATCCAGCTCGTCGAGACGCCGGACCGCGAGGCGGTGCGGGAGCTCTGCCAGCTCGAGGGGCGCGTGGACCTCATCATCCCGCGCGGCGGGGAGGGCCTCATCCGCGCCGTGATGGAGGTGGCTCGCGTGCCGGTGATCAAGCACGCGAAGGGGGTCTGCCACACCTACGTGGACGCGAGCGCCGACCTGGCCATGGCGGTCGCGATCAGCGAGAACGCCAAGTGCCAGCGGCCGGGCGTGTGCAACGCGATGGAGACGCTGCTGGTGCACGAGGCGGTGGCGCCCAGCTTTCTGCCGCGCGTGGCCGAGCGCCTGCTCGCGCGCGGGGTGGAGCTCCGGGGGGACGCGCGGGCGCGGGAGTTCGTGCCGGCCATGAAGGCCGCCACCGAGGAGGACTGGTTCGCCGAGTACCTGGAGCTGATCCTGGCCGTGCGGGTGGTGCCCGACCTGGACGCGGCGATCGCGCACATCGAGCGCTACGGCTCGCGCCACTCGGATGCGATCGTGGCGGAGGACCGCGAGGCGCAAGCGCGCTTCACCCGCGAGGTGGACTCGGCGGCGGTCTACATCAACGCCTCCACCCGGTTCACCGACGGGGGCGAGTTCGGCATGGGGGCCGAGATCGGCATCAGCACGGACAAGCTCCACGCCCGGGGGCCGATGGGTCTCGAGGAGCTGACCACCTACAAATACGTGGTGACTGGTACGGGGCAGGTCCGGGGGTAG
- a CDS encoding redoxin domain-containing protein: MRDDFGKFTAHKATILVVVKDSAENVRAYFDKEKLPFAGLPDPEAQVARRYGQQWKLLKLGLMPALFVIDRSGTIVFDHYSSSMSDIPANTTVLKALDGAR, from the coding sequence ATGCGAGACGACTTCGGCAAGTTCACCGCGCACAAGGCCACGATCCTGGTGGTGGTCAAGGACAGCGCGGAGAACGTGCGCGCCTACTTCGACAAGGAGAAGCTCCCCTTCGCCGGGCTGCCGGACCCCGAGGCGCAGGTCGCGCGGCGGTACGGCCAGCAGTGGAAGCTGCTCAAGCTCGGCCTTATGCCTGCGCTCTTCGTGATCGACCGCTCGGGCACGATCGTCTTCGACCACTACAGCTCGAGCATGTCGGACATCCCCGCGAACACGACGGTCCTGAAGGCGCTCGACGGGGCCCGCTGA
- the proB gene encoding glutamate 5-kinase — protein MSVELKHEAAAQREAISHARRVVIKLGTRVLVRRNGRPDRRRMRELVAQIAAVRRGGREVIVVSSGAIGAGMATLGLKSRPTALPELQMAAAVGQSRLMAHYDELFSAERCTIAQVLLTHDDLRHRVRHLNARNTLMTLLRHGIVPIVNENDAVAVDEIKFGDNDLLASLVTLLVDAELLLLLSTTDGLRAPGVGKRTRRVAYLPAVTEEALALASGKGSALSTGGMASKLGSTQTVARVGGVAVIADGRRAGTISRVLAGEDVGTLIGRFARRDGGLTARKRWIAYFHKAQGALVVDAGAVQALQKGGRSLLPAGVRAVEGRFEVGAVVTIKSPDGSVVARGLTEYASADLERIKGRRTHELGALLGRPHDDEVVHRDNLVLV, from the coding sequence ATGTCCGTCGAGCTGAAGCACGAAGCGGCCGCTCAGCGGGAGGCCATCTCGCACGCGCGACGCGTGGTGATCAAGCTCGGCACGCGCGTGCTCGTTCGGCGGAACGGCCGTCCGGATCGGCGCCGCATGCGGGAGCTCGTGGCGCAGATCGCGGCGGTGAGGCGCGGCGGGCGGGAGGTGATCGTCGTCTCGTCGGGGGCCATCGGCGCGGGGATGGCCACGCTTGGCCTGAAGAGCCGTCCTACCGCGCTCCCCGAGCTGCAGATGGCCGCGGCGGTCGGGCAGTCGCGACTGATGGCCCACTATGACGAGCTCTTCTCGGCCGAGCGCTGCACCATCGCGCAGGTGCTGCTGACCCACGACGACCTGCGACACCGCGTGCGCCACCTGAACGCCCGCAACACCCTGATGACCCTGCTCCGGCACGGCATCGTGCCCATCGTCAACGAGAACGACGCGGTGGCGGTGGACGAGATCAAGTTCGGGGACAACGACCTTCTGGCCTCGCTGGTGACGCTGCTCGTGGACGCGGAGCTGCTGCTCCTGCTCTCGACGACCGACGGGCTGCGCGCGCCGGGGGTAGGCAAGCGGACCCGGCGCGTGGCCTACCTGCCGGCGGTCACGGAGGAGGCGCTGGCCCTGGCCTCGGGCAAGGGGAGCGCGCTCTCCACAGGGGGGATGGCGAGCAAGCTCGGCTCGACGCAGACCGTGGCCCGCGTGGGCGGCGTGGCCGTGATCGCCGACGGGCGCAGGGCCGGGACCATCTCGCGGGTGCTCGCCGGCGAGGACGTCGGCACGCTCATCGGGCGCTTCGCCCGCCGGGACGGTGGTCTCACCGCGCGCAAGCGCTGGATCGCCTACTTTCACAAGGCGCAGGGAGCGCTGGTCGTGGACGCCGGCGCGGTGCAGGCGCTGCAGAAGGGGGGGCGCAGCCTGCTGCCGGCGGGGGTTCGCGCGGTGGAGGGACGCTTCGAGGTGGGGGCCGTGGTGACGATCAAGAGCCCCGACGGAAGCGTCGTGGCGCGCGGGCTCACCGAGTACGCGAGCGCCGACCTCGAGCGCATCAAGGGGCGCCGCACGCACGAGCTCGGCGCGCTGCTCGGGCGGCCCCACGACGACGAGGTCGTGCACCGGGACAACCTGGTGCTGGTCTGA
- a CDS encoding TIM44-like domain-containing protein: MTSPYGAHARSSQSSAGTVVFIVAVLAIALIVGLLIWRARRKPERAKIAVDYGAQQRGIEALQQRDEGFDPAAFAARTRETMAKVNEAWLGGDMTPARRLLSDGVYLRFQTQLGLLRAQGLRNAMADWSVKNVELLAAQADGHWDTVHCKVVGEARDAEVPLAMGPEEAAKKLSRVELSSYHEVWSFIRRRGQKTKGAPALEGRCSSCGADLPLAETVRCDYCQAVLNSGEHDWVLAEITQPEEWNLEAAEDAIPGLAELEQRDRAVSRQALEDRASVVLWKWLEACATGNLEKLRRFVAVELDRPEARQQLAIYAAKLTDIAVGSVEITRVEPGSAAGRDRVYAEVRWSASVDGKEPYGMMHQLVLARSSQATTQRGIASLDCPVCRGPLANSDDTTCGYCGAALSGGQHEWDLEAVLVPEQNVDEA, translated from the coding sequence GTGACGTCTCCGTACGGGGCGCACGCGCGTTCCTCGCAGAGCTCGGCCGGGACGGTGGTCTTCATCGTGGCCGTTCTCGCCATCGCGCTCATCGTGGGGCTGCTCATCTGGCGCGCGCGCCGCAAGCCGGAGCGGGCGAAGATCGCCGTGGACTATGGCGCGCAGCAGCGCGGGATTGAGGCGCTCCAGCAGCGCGACGAGGGCTTCGACCCGGCAGCCTTCGCCGCCCGAACGCGCGAGACGATGGCCAAGGTGAACGAGGCCTGGCTTGGCGGGGACATGACCCCCGCGCGACGCCTGCTCTCCGACGGCGTGTACCTGCGCTTCCAGACCCAGCTCGGCCTGCTGCGGGCCCAGGGGCTGCGCAACGCGATGGCCGACTGGTCGGTGAAGAACGTGGAGCTTCTCGCCGCGCAGGCCGACGGCCACTGGGACACGGTGCACTGCAAGGTGGTGGGCGAGGCGCGCGACGCGGAGGTCCCGCTCGCCATGGGCCCCGAGGAGGCGGCGAAGAAGCTCTCCCGCGTAGAGCTCTCGAGCTACCACGAGGTCTGGTCCTTCATCCGGCGGCGGGGTCAGAAGACGAAGGGCGCGCCGGCGCTCGAGGGGCGCTGCTCGAGCTGCGGCGCGGATCTGCCGCTCGCCGAGACGGTGCGCTGCGACTACTGCCAGGCCGTCCTGAACTCGGGCGAGCACGACTGGGTGCTGGCGGAGATCACGCAGCCCGAGGAGTGGAACCTCGAGGCCGCCGAGGACGCCATCCCGGGGCTCGCGGAGCTCGAGCAGCGGGACCGCGCGGTGAGTCGGCAGGCGCTCGAGGATCGGGCCTCGGTGGTGCTGTGGAAGTGGCTCGAGGCCTGCGCGACCGGCAACCTCGAGAAGCTCCGCCGCTTCGTGGCCGTGGAGCTGGACCGCCCCGAGGCGCGGCAGCAGCTCGCGATCTACGCCGCCAAGCTCACCGACATCGCCGTCGGCAGCGTCGAGATCACGCGCGTGGAGCCGGGGAGCGCGGCGGGGCGCGACCGGGTCTACGCCGAGGTGCGCTGGAGCGCATCCGTCGACGGCAAGGAGCCCTACGGGATGATGCACCAGCTCGTGCTGGCGCGCTCGAGCCAGGCCACCACCCAGCGGGGGATCGCGTCGCTCGACTGCCCCGTCTGCCGCGGGCCGCTCGCGAACTCGGACGACACGACCTGCGGCTACTGCGGCGCGGCCCTCTCGGGGGGCCAGCACGAGTGGGACCTCGAGGCGGTGCTGGTGCCCGAGCAGAACGTGGACGAGGCGTAA
- a CDS encoding PQQ-binding-like beta-propeller repeat protein — MRISRTKRRLAVTALLSLACVTCNETPSRTDGAGGLDGQQLSDGALRDGAPQDGPATDGLAPGGDGAQPGNDGATPLTDGPRRDGPRRDGAPKSDGPRRDGAPKADGPRRDSAPKSDGPVPPPPVAGEWTQHAHDAQRTSFTSQEVAAPWRWKWSWNGPNASGGISSGKTGLPRNVQPVTGAGRVYVARGADGITALSEATGAELWSAKPGGSILSTPAYDGGSLYVASDNGTLYRLNASSGQVTGQYAAGAALATPPALAGGRVFVSSGNKVHAVDAATMAVVWTYDAGSPVQTPPAYSPSKNRVVVATADLYVHAIANGSTPVATRAWRVKPTTRAPGSPVEYLWGWPVVAEGHGLVLIKLRLDWDTMWTWNPWPTTNAQIRTNLQGNPGQQALFALKLDDGSSPFICNVGHGGYGDGGYMPMGPQPVVKRFGDGSEVVYTVGRGSSTTDARWDSVFVELLLDSTTVAGYGGGEVRFIQYNHNVLTDEQPNPVVSGSQLLGGHWMAGYALELTDRSAARGAFGNRIASRDLPHITTSASNCGYSTGHYCAGGLIQDSDPRAYPAGFYIYYKAGQVYDAYNGDYATWVVSNSTVYFRSCDGAIVALQAGTPLVGPPPPGPVGVDSVPGGRIPNPGAKPRPARGPAVIPFTEAREHPGELKIVEGTVRYIFNNGKAVYFGFAYPHQGVFKAKVRRAAWPRFPGGPERLVRLGSRVRVHGRIAWYQGDPVIYLEGPRDLTVVRR, encoded by the coding sequence ATGCGCATATCGAGGACGAAGCGACGGCTCGCCGTGACGGCGCTGCTCTCTCTGGCCTGCGTCACCTGCAACGAAACGCCGAGCCGCACCGACGGCGCCGGAGGCCTCGACGGCCAGCAGCTCTCGGACGGCGCGCTCCGCGACGGAGCCCCGCAGGACGGCCCCGCCACAGACGGCCTCGCCCCGGGGGGCGACGGGGCGCAGCCGGGCAACGATGGCGCCACGCCCCTGACCGACGGTCCCCGCCGGGATGGTCCGCGCCGCGACGGTGCACCGAAGAGCGACGGCCCGCGCCGCGACGGCGCTCCGAAGGCCGACGGGCCGCGCCGCGACAGCGCACCGAAGAGCGACGGCCCGGTCCCGCCGCCCCCCGTGGCCGGGGAATGGACGCAGCACGCGCACGACGCGCAGCGCACGAGCTTCACCTCGCAAGAGGTCGCCGCGCCGTGGCGCTGGAAGTGGTCCTGGAACGGTCCGAACGCGAGCGGCGGCATCTCCTCGGGCAAGACGGGCCTCCCCCGCAACGTGCAACCCGTCACCGGCGCGGGGCGGGTCTACGTGGCTCGCGGCGCCGACGGGATCACCGCGCTCTCCGAGGCCACCGGGGCCGAGCTCTGGAGCGCGAAGCCCGGCGGCTCGATCCTCTCCACCCCGGCCTACGATGGGGGCTCGCTCTACGTAGCCTCGGACAACGGCACGCTCTACCGGCTGAACGCCTCCTCGGGCCAGGTCACCGGGCAGTACGCCGCCGGCGCGGCCCTCGCCACGCCCCCGGCGCTCGCCGGCGGGCGGGTCTTCGTCTCGTCGGGAAACAAGGTCCACGCGGTGGACGCGGCTACGATGGCCGTCGTCTGGACCTACGACGCTGGCTCGCCCGTGCAGACCCCGCCCGCCTACTCGCCGAGCAAGAATCGGGTGGTGGTGGCCACCGCCGACCTCTACGTCCACGCCATCGCCAACGGCAGCACCCCCGTCGCGACCCGCGCCTGGCGCGTCAAGCCCACCACGCGCGCCCCGGGGAGCCCCGTCGAGTACCTCTGGGGCTGGCCCGTCGTGGCCGAGGGGCACGGGCTGGTCCTGATCAAGCTCCGCCTGGACTGGGACACGATGTGGACCTGGAACCCCTGGCCCACGACCAACGCGCAGATCCGCACCAACCTGCAGGGCAACCCGGGACAGCAGGCCCTCTTCGCGCTTAAGCTCGACGACGGCAGCTCCCCCTTCATCTGCAACGTGGGCCACGGCGGCTACGGCGACGGCGGCTACATGCCCATGGGGCCGCAGCCGGTGGTGAAGCGCTTCGGCGACGGGAGCGAGGTGGTCTACACGGTGGGGCGCGGGAGCAGCACCACCGACGCGCGCTGGGACTCGGTCTTCGTCGAGCTCCTGCTGGATAGCACCACCGTAGCCGGCTACGGCGGAGGCGAGGTGCGTTTCATTCAATACAACCACAACGTTCTCACCGACGAGCAGCCGAATCCCGTCGTCTCGGGGAGCCAGCTCCTCGGCGGGCACTGGATGGCGGGCTACGCGCTCGAGCTCACCGACCGCAGCGCCGCCCGCGGGGCCTTCGGCAACCGCATCGCGAGCCGCGATTTGCCGCATATCACGACCTCGGCGTCGAATTGCGGCTATAGCACCGGCCACTATTGCGCGGGGGGCCTGATCCAGGACAGCGACCCGCGCGCCTATCCTGCCGGCTTTTACATCTATTACAAGGCCGGCCAGGTCTACGACGCCTACAACGGCGACTACGCCACCTGGGTGGTCTCGAACAGCACCGTCTACTTTCGCAGCTGCGACGGCGCCATCGTCGCGCTGCAGGCCGGGACGCCGCTAGTGGGCCCGCCGCCGCCGGGACCCGTGGGGGTGGACAGTGTCCCCGGGGGACGCATCCCGAACCCGGGGGCCAAGCCGCGGCCCGCGCGAGGACCCGCGGTGATCCCCTTCACCGAGGCCCGCGAGCACCCCGGCGAGCTGAAGATCGTCGAGGGCACGGTGCGTTATATCTTTAATAACGGCAAAGCGGTCTATTTCGGCTTCGCGTATCCGCACCAGGGGGTCTTCAAGGCCAAGGTGCGACGGGCCGCCTGGCCGCGCTTTCCGGGCGGCCCCGAGCGGCTCGTCCGCCTCGGCAGCCGGGTCCGCGTCCACGGTCGCATCGCCTGGTATCAGGGGGATCCGGTGATCTACCTCGAAGGACCGCGGGACCTGACCGTGGTTCGCCGGTAG
- a CDS encoding PAS domain S-box protein, translating to MRTLLLCGERSSAPGVLEAQIRALGHEVRVVHDAGDALALQRDQLFPLVIAEHTPPALDLVAFCRELRLHPRGLEPVIMALVEDATPGAVEPLLHAGVTAWLPTGAGSDRLRLALVAAVYQAERVHEGIRQGRGLMREAVNNAGVVVFAYDQRGTFTLSEGGGLRALGLESGQVVGRSFEEAFGDEPEVTESCRRALEGREQRGLVHLRGLDLDWDCWWGPMRGEDGRLAGVLGVAMNVTGQRRAEAAQLRTEASFRNLIERCPVAVLVHRGERVCYANPTAVRLLGRADAGELLGRSLFELVHAEDRQRLESAISAQRPGRGDPPLLDLRLRRVDVGETTVEAYTLDVTFEGEPAWLLVMHDVTERRQLQAQLMQSDRLASVGTLAAGVAHEINNPLSYVVGNLGLLAERLPKLATLARRGQAADEAGAGASGVAGQLAAQLDELSELVQEAVQGGDRVRRIVRDLRFFSRGDDERRVPVELAPVLDATLRLAENEIRHRARLVRDLGPPVRVMGNSARLGQVFLNLVLNAAQALPDGQADRHEIRLATSVPEEGWVEVVVADTGPGIPRELLNRVMDPFVTTKPVGVGTGLGLSMCHGIVSHLGGALRVESEEGRGTRVTVRLPTTDETPSGEHAAVAAAPLAQRYRLLVLDDEPLVGVMVRRMLTEAFEVETETTALRALERLRSGQRFDLVLCDLMMPVLSGMDFFAELERLDGEQARRVVFLTGGAFTPRAREFLDRTPNPCLEKPFELEEFRRLVGELLPPRPLS from the coding sequence ATGCGGACTCTCCTTCTGTGCGGCGAACGCTCGAGCGCCCCAGGTGTGCTGGAGGCCCAGATCCGGGCCCTCGGGCACGAGGTGCGCGTGGTTCATGACGCCGGGGACGCGCTCGCTCTGCAGCGCGATCAGCTCTTCCCCCTCGTGATCGCCGAGCACACGCCCCCTGCGCTGGACCTCGTGGCCTTCTGCCGGGAGCTTCGACTGCATCCGCGCGGCCTGGAACCGGTGATCATGGCGCTCGTGGAGGACGCGACCCCGGGGGCCGTCGAGCCTCTTCTCCACGCGGGGGTCACGGCCTGGCTCCCCACTGGCGCGGGAAGCGATCGACTGCGGCTCGCGCTGGTGGCGGCCGTGTACCAGGCGGAGCGCGTGCACGAAGGCATCCGCCAGGGTCGAGGGCTGATGCGCGAGGCCGTGAACAACGCCGGGGTCGTGGTCTTCGCCTACGACCAGCGGGGGACCTTCACCCTCTCGGAGGGAGGCGGGTTGCGCGCGCTCGGGCTCGAGTCGGGCCAGGTCGTGGGGCGCAGCTTCGAGGAGGCGTTCGGCGACGAGCCGGAGGTGACGGAGAGCTGCCGACGCGCGCTCGAGGGGCGCGAGCAGCGCGGGCTCGTGCACCTACGCGGCCTGGATCTCGACTGGGACTGCTGGTGGGGCCCCATGCGCGGGGAGGACGGTCGGCTCGCGGGGGTGCTCGGCGTGGCGATGAACGTGACGGGGCAGCGCCGCGCCGAGGCGGCTCAGCTTCGCACCGAGGCCAGCTTCCGCAACCTCATCGAGCGCTGCCCGGTGGCGGTGCTCGTCCATCGCGGGGAGCGTGTCTGCTACGCGAACCCCACGGCCGTGCGCCTGCTCGGTCGAGCCGACGCGGGGGAGCTGCTCGGGCGCTCGCTCTTCGAGCTGGTGCACGCGGAGGACCGGCAGCGGCTCGAGAGCGCGATCTCGGCGCAGCGGCCCGGGCGCGGCGACCCGCCGCTCCTCGATCTGCGCCTGCGCCGCGTCGACGTGGGGGAGACGACCGTCGAGGCCTACACGCTGGACGTCACCTTCGAGGGCGAGCCCGCCTGGCTGCTCGTCATGCACGACGTCACCGAGCGGCGACAGCTCCAGGCGCAGCTCATGCAATCCGATCGGCTGGCCTCGGTGGGCACGCTGGCGGCGGGAGTGGCGCACGAGATCAACAACCCACTCTCCTACGTGGTGGGGAATCTGGGGCTCCTGGCGGAGCGCCTGCCGAAGCTCGCCACGCTCGCCCGTCGCGGGCAAGCCGCGGACGAAGCGGGCGCCGGCGCCTCCGGGGTGGCGGGGCAGCTGGCCGCGCAGCTCGACGAGCTCAGCGAGCTCGTCCAGGAGGCGGTGCAGGGGGGGGATCGCGTGAGGAGGATCGTACGAGACCTGCGTTTCTTTTCGCGTGGAGACGACGAACGCCGCGTGCCGGTGGAGCTCGCGCCGGTGCTCGACGCCACGCTGCGCCTGGCGGAGAACGAGATCCGGCACCGGGCCCGGCTCGTGCGAGACCTCGGCCCGCCGGTGCGCGTGATGGGCAACTCGGCCCGTCTCGGCCAGGTCTTCTTGAACCTGGTGCTGAACGCCGCGCAGGCCCTTCCCGACGGCCAGGCGGATCGACACGAGATCCGCCTCGCGACGTCGGTGCCCGAGGAGGGGTGGGTGGAGGTCGTGGTGGCCGACACGGGGCCCGGTATTCCACGCGAGCTGCTCAACCGGGTCATGGACCCCTTCGTCACGACCAAGCCGGTGGGGGTGGGCACGGGCCTGGGCCTGTCGATGTGCCACGGCATCGTCTCGCACCTGGGAGGGGCGCTGCGGGTGGAGAGCGAGGAAGGGCGGGGGACGCGGGTGACGGTGCGACTTCCCACGACGGACGAAACGCCCTCGGGAGAGCACGCGGCGGTGGCCGCGGCCCCCCTCGCGCAGCGCTACCGGTTGCTCGTCCTCGACGACGAGCCGCTCGTGGGCGTGATGGTGCGGCGGATGCTCACGGAGGCCTTCGAGGTGGAGACCGAGACTACCGCGCTCCGGGCGCTCGAGCGGCTTCGCAGCGGGCAGCGGTTCGACCTCGTGCTCTGCGACCTGATGATGCCCGTGCTCTCGGGGATGGACTTCTTCGCCGAGCTCGAGCGCCTGGACGGCGAGCAGGCGCGGCGGGTGGTCTTTCTGACGGGGGGCGCCTTCACGCCCCGGGCGCGTGAGTTCTTGGACCGCACGCCGAACCCCTGCCTCGAGAAGCCCTTCGAGCTGGAGGAGTTCCGGCGACTGGTGGGAGAGCTCCTGCCCCCGCGGCCCCTCTCGTAG